The Neodiprion pinetum isolate iyNeoPine1 chromosome 5, iyNeoPine1.2, whole genome shotgun sequence genome segment aaaaaattatcacaagCACCCCATTTCGCGTTCAAGGTCTCGAGCCTTTCCCATGGAGGGTGAATAGCAAGCCTCAGGCTGCACCAAATGTAAGTTAAGATTATATACTTAATCCAAAAATGGTAAAGTTCGTTGTTTCTTCTATTGCACAGCTCGATAAACAGAAAACTGGTATAAAGATGCAACCCTTTAGTTTTGATGAGCGCAACAAGCAGCTTCAGCAGCGAAAAATTGAGCGTGTTAAGACGGTATGTATTCTAGATGTTGAATTTAAGGAGCGACTCTTGATGTTGGAAATTAACCGACATGTATGTCTTGGGTAAGTTCTCAGGTGTTACAAGCAGAAAAAGATGCGCGAAAATTTCGAGCTAACCCAGTTCCGAAATTCttgcaaaaaatatcaattaacACCAATACAACTGACATGACTAtaaattccaaattaaaaCATAAATGTGCTACAGAGAACTCGGATTCAGCACCGCCAAAATTCAGAGCAAGATCACCTAAGGTATCAGTCAGGGGAAATCatagttataaataataatcacaaAAGGAAAACTGACTGTGGTGTACTGTTTGAATCGCATATGTTAAGGTATtagatttttctctttctttatatccaataaaaaataataatacacgttGAGTTCAGAAAAGAACAGTATGGGAAGTTATGTTAAGAtcagaatatatttataagcATCAGACTTCGATTGGGTTAACAACTATTGCATTTCTCTTGGCTTGTTTCGAGTCATCTTCCGGTTGTTGCAGTTCATCCTGACCACGAATTCTTATGTTGTGTTTTTCTTTATACTCGTTTATTTCATGCCCCTTCTTTGCGAGCTGCTCGTTCAGTGCATCTATCACCTTGGCTAACTGAAAAATACAAGGAATTTCAGTAAAgctattatttttcctttatCCAATGTCTTTTATCGCTACGCGGTGGCGACCTAACCTGCTCTTTGTTGGATATTAACGTTGGCGTGATTTCCTGGACTGTACGTTCACACAAAATGCCGCCGATCATTCTGTAGCATTTTCGGGAGggatcgacatttttcagaGTGTCGATAACGATCCTGAAATAATGCTCTGTCGAATTAATATTCAGGGAATAAATCTGCGTTTATTAGGTTATGTCAAAAATAGTTGACTCGTACTTATGCTCGTTCATCTCCATTTCCATTTCTGACAGCTTATTCGCCATCACCCTCTGCTCGTTACGCAGAGTTTGAAAACCGGCGAATATTTCTTCGTTGGATTTTCCACCTCTGATCGAGGATTTTCCAGCTTTCTTGTCACTCGCCATATTTGAAGATTCGTTCACGCGATTTTTCAGCGTTACTCAGCTCTCTGAACACTTCAAATAATAATGGAGGATCACGGTGCGGACGACCCCTCTCGGTTGAAGCAACGACTTTTTCACGACACATCGATATCTAAGATTTCTCGCTTACCATTTGAACTTGACTTCAACTGATACTGTCCGATTGTCTGGCGCATGCGTGATTCTTTGATGACAATTGGAACTATGGTGCGAGTTATGTAAGGAGTGCTATAAACAGAGATGCGCAGTAACAAAATCACGTAATAAGCTCCCACGTGACGTCACACAATTGTGGTTAAATGTAAATGACGTTAGTGGGGGCCGTAGCAGCGTTAGATGCACAAGAGTACACCCTGTATACTTACACCATGAATACGTTTACACTACactccaaatttttttgtaagagCAAGCGCATTGAGGCCAAGTTTAGTACCTTTGCCACTGCCTAGACAGCGTGGGCCAACTTATCAAATAGGATCGTTATTTCGGGCTTAGACCCATAGGGAACTTCGGTTCGAttgtaatttcacttttcacatttccaaGCATTCTAATTAGTTTCAAAAGTTTAGTCAACCAATCAGAATACTTGGATGGCgggaaatgtgaaaagtgaaactACTGATATGATCCCAGATACGTGAACGCGCATGGTCACACATATATGGGCTTACCATCTCTACTACCCAATTGTTATCCATGTTATGAATAAAGAAAACTCCAGCAAatcattttatgaaaaatttattagctCAAAAATGTGAGCTAataataaatgagaaaaaatccgTATTATTAATTTCCATACCCTATATTATGCCACATATGATTATTATAGATACTGAACATTGTAATTTAgttcatgaaaaaattcaattgtcCCATAATCATTACACTCATaccttttttcttatttcgaaGTCATTTTGAAATGTCCACCAAAAAGTTGTAGCACAAACTGTTTCAGCAAGACATACAATCAATGCGATTTCTTTCACAACCCATTGAATGCTCTTCACAGTTTCTAACTCTAATTGTTTCTGGTGTTTTAAATTCGGTTTTGTACTGTTTCAGAGTAGGATgatcagaaatttttcgtaccaaaaattttgtaaattatcgTATGTATTTAGCCGTTTTATTGTAGGCATTTGTACTATTTTCAGTAAgctttcaaataaatattaatcacACTTTTAGTAGTGTACCCATAAGTATACGATGTATGTACCTGTTGCCTCATTTAAATACATGTGTCACACACACCAAACCATAAACATTTGTTATTGTCTCTGGTTCCCTCTGCAAAGTCTACGACCTTTTGTCCAGACTTGATGGAAGGCAAACACTTTGAAATCCATTGTCTGTATTGAAGTGACCAGCATCagttatatttcaaatttagtACTACTGAAACCTCACCATCATCAGCACCTAATATTGTATTCTTGAATAGTGAACCTATCCTGTAATAGTGTACTCATAATTTTGCTCAGTATATTCTGTTCAACCGAACAATTCCATGAAATTATAAGAGTATTgccaaaaatcaattttatcgatCAACTCGTTATTGCAGTGatcaatcattaattttaaCAGTACTCATTTAGCTGTTTCTTtgtgaattaaaatttcaagacTATGGAAGTTATGGCTTCGTCCAGCGATACCCACTTTTCTCTATTTGCAAGCACTTACGACTCTATCGAGTCACCGCAGTATATCTCCTTTGCTGATAACATCCCAGAGGCAAAGGATTCATTTTTTGGTAACCATGGTTGTGCCTAGTTTGAGCTacaacgatatttttcagtacaGCTGTTacataaacaaataataatataatcaatgttttattttcccaTGTAAACTATAAATTCTGCTATTATGTG includes the following:
- the LOC138190322 gene encoding uncharacterized protein isoform X3, with protein sequence MEVMASSSDTHFSLFASTYDSIESPQYISFADNIPEAKDSFFDRRNQDLSSKQLTNKHYQTLPNDVSDDFIRPLEKIGLKNPTKEQEKIITSTPFRVQGLEPFPWRVNSKPQAAPNLDKQKTGIKMQPFSFDERNKQLQQRKIERVKTVCILDVEFKERLLMLEINRHVCLGELGFSTAKIQSKIT
- the LOC138190322 gene encoding uncharacterized protein isoform X2; the protein is MEVMASSSDTHFSLFASTYDSIESPQYISFADNIPEAKDSFFDRRNQDLSSKQLTNKHYQTLPNDVSDDFIRPLEKIGLKNPTKEQEKIITSTPFRVQGLEPFPWRVNSKPQAAPNLDKQKTGIKMQPFSFDERNKQLQQRKIERVKTRTRIQHRQNSEQDHLRYQSGEIIVINNNHKRKTDCGVLFESHMLRY
- the LOC138190322 gene encoding uncharacterized protein isoform X1 produces the protein MEVMASSSDTHFSLFASTYDSIESPQYISFADNIPEAKDSFFDRRNQDLSSKQLTNKHYQTLPNDVSDDFIRPLEKIGLKNPTKEQEKIITSTPFRVQGLEPFPWRVNSKPQAAPNLDKQKTGIKMQPFSFDERNKQLQQRKIERVKTVLQAEKDARKFRANPVPKFLQKISINTNTTDMTINSKLKHKCATENSDSAPPKFRARSPKVSVRGNHSYK
- the LOC124220452 gene encoding prefoldin subunit 2-like encodes the protein MASDKKAGKSSIRGGKSNEEIFAGFQTLRNEQRVMANKLSEMEMEMNEHKIVIDTLKNVDPSRKCYRMIGGILCERTVQEITPTLISNKEQLAKVIDALNEQLAKKGHEINEYKEKHNIRIRGQDELQQPEDDSKQAKRNAIVVNPIEV